The Acidimicrobiales bacterium genome contains a region encoding:
- a CDS encoding MFS transporter, whose translation NSLIGFRALMGVGGAFIMPATLSVVTNVFHDPKERGRAIGVWAGVSALGLALGPVTGGFLLEHFWWGSVLLVNVPVVIVALVGGFLLIPDSRDPSAPRVDVPGALLSMAGLAVLLWGLIEGPTKGWLSGEVLGAFAGGLVLLGAFLAWERHTDAPMLDVSFFKRPRFSAASGAITFTFMALMGTIFVLTQYLQSVHGFSPVKAGAVLIPMSLVMVVLAPLSARIVERIGSKLVLGSGLVIVSAGLASMSLFTVGTPTWLIILSTMLMASGMANVMAPATESIMGSLPREKAGVGSAVNDTTRQVGGAIGVALVGSLLASRYGGHVDAGLADSGVSPSVLDRIGGSVQAGISIGRDTGGELGGRIVDVAQHSFMSGMHLSALVAAGITLMAALGVFRWLPARAPESEAAPPLAGADGNGSGSHEDATVPAPVP comes from the coding sequence GAACTCCCTCATCGGCTTCCGCGCCCTGATGGGCGTGGGAGGGGCGTTCATCATGCCGGCCACCCTGTCGGTCGTCACGAACGTCTTCCACGACCCGAAGGAGCGCGGCCGGGCCATCGGCGTGTGGGCCGGCGTGTCCGCGCTCGGGCTGGCGCTCGGGCCTGTCACCGGCGGCTTCCTGCTCGAGCACTTCTGGTGGGGCTCGGTGCTGCTCGTCAACGTGCCGGTGGTGATCGTCGCCCTCGTCGGCGGGTTCCTGCTGATCCCCGACTCGCGCGACCCCTCTGCGCCCCGGGTCGACGTGCCCGGCGCCCTCCTGTCGATGGCCGGCCTCGCCGTCCTGCTGTGGGGCCTGATCGAGGGCCCGACCAAGGGCTGGCTGTCGGGTGAGGTGCTCGGCGCGTTCGCCGGCGGGCTCGTGCTGCTCGGGGCGTTCCTCGCCTGGGAGCGCCACACGGACGCGCCGATGCTCGACGTCAGCTTCTTCAAGCGCCCCCGCTTCAGCGCCGCCAGCGGGGCCATCACGTTCACCTTCATGGCCCTGATGGGCACGATCTTCGTGCTCACCCAGTACCTGCAGTCGGTGCACGGCTTCAGCCCGGTCAAGGCGGGCGCGGTGCTGATCCCGATGTCGCTGGTGATGGTGGTGCTGGCGCCCCTGTCGGCCCGGATCGTCGAGCGCATCGGCAGCAAGCTGGTGCTCGGCTCCGGCCTGGTGATCGTGTCCGCCGGCCTGGCGTCGATGTCGCTGTTCACCGTGGGCACCCCCACGTGGCTCATCATCCTGTCGACCATGCTCATGGCATCCGGGATGGCCAACGTCATGGCGCCGGCCACGGAGTCGATCATGGGCTCGCTGCCCCGGGAGAAGGCCGGGGTCGGCTCGGCCGTCAACGACACCACCCGCCAGGTGGGCGGGGCGATCGGCGTGGCGCTGGTCGGTAGCCTCCTCGCCTCCCGCTACGGCGGCCACGTCGACGCGGGGCTGGCCGACAGCGGCGTGTCGCCGAGCGTGCTCGACCGCATCGGCGGCAGCGTGCAGGCCGGCATCAGCATCGGCCGCGACACCGGTGGCGAGCTGGGCGGGCGCATCGTCGACGTCGCCCAGCACTCGTTCATGTCGGGCATGCACCTCTCCGCGCTGGTCGCGGCCGGCATCACGCTGATGGCGGCGCTCGGCGTGTTCCGGTGGCTGCCCGCCCGGGCGCCGGAATCCGAGGCGGCTCCGCCCCTGGCGGGTGCCGACGGCAACGGCTCGGGCTCGCACGAGGATGCGACGGTGCCCGCCCCCGTCCCCTAA
- a CDS encoding SDR family NAD(P)-dependent oxidoreductase — protein MGLLDGKIAIVTGAGHGIGRGHALELARQGAKVVVNDLGSTVTGEGASRDADVTVKLVESRGGEAVANYEDVADHEGAGRLIAQAVDTWGHLDVLVNNAGIVRDQAIWNMSETDFDAVLRVHVKGTWAPCHWAARHWRERGKAGEAFTGRVINTISGAGLVGNFGQTNYATAKAGIAGLTQTLSLELYKLGVTVNAVGPAAATRITATMPGAPAVIEPDDVPDDEWNRMDPAVSSPLVAWLASDESQLVTGQVIRAVAEDIIWMKGWSDGPKVNNGGKRWDATTLGTVLATDVFNTRAPGLRY, from the coding sequence ATGGGGCTGCTCGACGGCAAGATCGCCATCGTCACCGGCGCAGGACACGGCATCGGCCGTGGCCACGCACTGGAACTGGCCAGGCAGGGAGCCAAGGTCGTGGTCAACGACCTCGGCTCCACGGTCACCGGGGAGGGCGCCTCGCGCGACGCCGACGTGACCGTGAAGCTCGTCGAGTCGCGGGGCGGCGAGGCCGTCGCCAACTACGAGGACGTGGCCGACCACGAGGGCGCCGGACGCCTGATCGCCCAGGCCGTCGACACATGGGGCCACCTCGACGTCCTGGTCAACAACGCCGGCATCGTGCGCGACCAGGCCATCTGGAACATGTCCGAGACCGACTTCGACGCCGTGCTGCGGGTCCACGTGAAGGGCACCTGGGCGCCGTGCCACTGGGCGGCCCGGCACTGGCGGGAGCGGGGCAAGGCGGGGGAGGCCTTCACCGGTCGGGTGATCAACACGATCTCGGGCGCCGGGCTGGTCGGCAACTTCGGCCAGACCAACTACGCCACCGCCAAGGCCGGCATCGCCGGGCTCACCCAGACGCTCAGCCTGGAGCTCTACAAGCTGGGGGTGACCGTCAACGCCGTGGGCCCCGCGGCCGCGACCCGGATCACCGCCACCATGCCGGGCGCGCCCGCGGTCATCGAGCCCGACGACGTGCCCGACGACGAGTGGAACCGGATGGACCCGGCCGTCTCGTCGCCGCTCGTCGCCTGGCTGGCCTCCGACGAGTCGCAGCTCGTGACCGGCCAGGTCATCCGGGCGGTCGCCGAGGACATCATCTGGATGAAGGGCTGGAGCGACGGCCCCAAGGTGAACAACGGCGGCAAGCGCTGGGACGCCACCACCCTCGGCACGGTGCTCGCCACCGACGTCTTCAACACCCGCGCCCCGGGCTTGCGTTACTGA
- a CDS encoding methyltransferase domain-containing protein: MKYSTASVAWFPWLSRQIGWPTSARVLDVGCGTGWLWAEAAPSLPDDLDLTLTDLSIGMVRDALGRVSGRGRHRRVTGHVADVQQLPYTAEQFDVVVANHMLYHVPDPRLAVREMARALRPDGVVLIATNGPAHLRELWEIREEVFGGESGRWFSDVFGIDNGGAMLREQFADVTWHPYDDRLICLDPDDVLTFMCSCPPAESATPAQLHHMSQVVEARFAAGAGVLEVEKETGVFTCRSPQPKP; this comes from the coding sequence GTGAAGTACAGCACCGCGAGCGTCGCCTGGTTCCCGTGGCTGAGTCGGCAGATCGGGTGGCCGACCTCGGCACGGGTGCTCGACGTGGGTTGCGGTACCGGCTGGCTGTGGGCGGAGGCGGCGCCCTCGCTGCCCGACGACCTCGACCTCACGCTGACCGACCTGTCCATCGGCATGGTGCGCGACGCCCTCGGGCGGGTGAGCGGCCGGGGGCGGCACCGGCGGGTGACCGGCCACGTCGCCGACGTGCAGCAGCTGCCGTACACGGCTGAGCAGTTCGACGTGGTGGTCGCCAACCACATGCTCTACCACGTGCCCGACCCGCGGCTGGCGGTGCGCGAGATGGCCCGGGCGCTGCGTCCGGACGGCGTGGTGCTGATCGCCACCAACGGGCCGGCCCACCTACGGGAGCTGTGGGAGATCCGTGAGGAGGTGTTCGGCGGCGAATCGGGGCGCTGGTTCAGCGACGTGTTCGGCATCGACAACGGCGGCGCGATGCTGCGGGAGCAGTTCGCCGACGTGACGTGGCACCCCTACGACGACCGCCTGATCTGCCTCGACCCCGACGACGTCCTCACCTTCATGTGCTCCTGCCCTCCGGCCGAGAGCGCCACCCCCGCCCAGCTCCACCACATGTCCCAGGTGGTCGAGGCCCGCTTCGCCGCCGGTGCCGGGGTCCTCGAGGTCGAGAAGGAGACCGGCGTGTTCACCTGCCGCTCCCCCCAGCCCAAGCCCTGA
- a CDS encoding transglycosylase family protein: MSDWNGEQGTHDDHGRHKRNDVRRAILGGVAGVALLVGPIALANSIIPDGDDDRVATEDTPSPSLIALRAARGNSQHDAAQMKSLLARQTTTTAPPPTTTAPPTTTTTAPPTTTTTEPPPPPSTEPPMTVPDTVPPPSSGQLGDPYYDGSWDALAECESGGNWSINTGNGYYGGIQFSLSTWQGLGGTGYPHEHSREVQIAMGKQLWESSGWGAWPACTSNLGWR; the protein is encoded by the coding sequence ATGTCTGACTGGAACGGCGAACAGGGCACCCATGACGACCACGGTCGTCATAAACGGAATGACGTACGGCGGGCCATCCTGGGTGGCGTTGCCGGCGTCGCACTGTTGGTCGGGCCCATCGCCCTGGCCAACTCGATCATCCCCGACGGCGACGACGACCGTGTCGCCACCGAGGACACGCCCTCACCCTCGCTGATCGCTCTGCGAGCGGCGCGGGGCAACTCCCAGCACGACGCGGCCCAGATGAAGAGCCTGCTGGCGCGCCAGACCACCACCACGGCGCCGCCACCGACCACCACGGCTCCGCCCACCACCACGACCACGGCGCCGCCCACCACGACCACCACGGAACCACCGCCGCCACCGTCCACGGAGCCGCCGATGACGGTTCCCGACACGGTGCCGCCGCCGTCGAGCGGGCAGCTCGGCGACCCCTACTACGACGGCTCCTGGGACGCTCTCGCCGAGTGCGAGTCCGGCGGCAACTGGTCGATCAACACCGGCAACGGCTACTACGGCGGGATCCAGTTCTCGCTGTCCACGTGGCAGGGCCTCGGCGGTACCGGTTACCCGCACGAGCACTCCCGTGAGGTCCAGATCGCCATGGGCAAGCAGCTCTGGGAGAGCTCGGGCTGGGGCGCCTGGCCGGCCTGCACCAGCAACCTCGGCTGGCGCTAG